GGATTTCCGCCAGGTGCTTTTCCACCCCCAGGAGGCCCGGGGCCGGGTGGTGCTGGTCCAGGAGGTGGACGTTTTGGCCCACCAGGTGGCGGCATGATGCGGCCGGCGGTCGATGTCAGCCCGCTCGTGGCCATGAACTCGCCGCGTATGCCGCTGCACAGCAAACTGCTCGCCGTGCCGAAATTCAAAGCCCAGTACTTGGCTAATCTGCGAGAAATCGCTGAAAAACAGCTCGACTGGAAGTATCTCGGCCCCATCGTGTCACGCTATCGCGATCTGATTGCTGAGGAAGTGAAAGCCGACACGCGGAAGCTGTCGTCGAGCGAAGCGTTTGTGATTGCAACAGCCGATCAGCCCGCCGAGAGCGCGACCGCTCGCACACTTCCACTGCGCAAATTCGCCGACGCCCGGCGAAAGTTCCTGCTGGAAGCGACCAGCGCCGCAGCAGCCGATTCCAAGTAACGACCCGCGATCGAGGATGACCTGTCTCGTGAATATTCCCCATCACGCGAAAGCATTTTTCGTGAAAGAGCAGCCTGCGGAGACGCATCTTGTATCTCCCTCCTTAACATCGCGGCGCGGTGGCCCAACTGCCTTTGAAGTGAAGTTTGTGATCGACGAAGCGACGGCGCAAGAGATCGAACGTTGGTCTCTTCAGCATCTGGAGGTCGATCCGTTTTGCCTCAAGCAACCGGATGGCACCTACTGCATCACGAGTCTCTACACCGACACGCCCGCTTTTGATGTTTATCACCGCGCGCCACTTTATCGTCGTCGCAAGTTTCGTCTGCGACGCTATGGGACCGAGGGGACGATTCATCTCGAACGAAAAGCGCGGCGCGGCGAGCGTGTAAGTAAGCATCGCACCTCGGTCCATCAGTCGGAGCTAGTTTTCCTCGGCGAGCCCGAAGCTCGCAGCGATTGGCAAGGTGCCTGGTTTCACGAGCGCCTTTTGCGCAAATCGCTCCAGCCAGCTTGCGTGCTGGTTTATAAGCGCGCGGCCTATCTGGCAAGTTCAAGTGAAGGTCCGCTCCGCTTGACAATCGACCGCCAGATTCAAGGTCAGCTGTCGAGCCGTTGGCATGTGGGACTGACAGCGGAACCGCAGTCGATCCTTCCAGGCCAAGCCATTCTTGAACTCAAGTTTCGTGAAGCGATGCCGTCGCTCTACAAGCAATTGGTTGCCGACTTTCAGCTGACAGCCTCCGGATTTTCGAAATATCGACGTTGTCTTGATACTTGCGGTTTGCCTTTGCCAACGGTGGTCACAAAGGAGTAGCGATGCTGGATTGGTTGACCACCGCTGTTGAAAACGATCCCCAAATGTCTCTCCCTGTGATCAGCGCGAGGCTGATACTCGGATTGATCTGTGGCATGCTGGTGGCGGGAAGCTATCGCTTAACGCAAGGACCACTCTCCACGCGTTCGATGTCGCTGATGGCGACGCTCGTGCTCCTCACGATTTTGATTGCCATGGTTGCACTCGCCGTTGGTAACAGTGCGGCACGCGCTTTTAGTTTGGTTGGCGCGCTTTCGATTGTTCGTTTTCGCACGGTTGTCGAAGATACGCGCGACACAGCGTTCGTGATCTTTGCCGTTGCGGTGGGAATGGCGGCAGGGGCGGGCTACTACCAAGTGCCACTGGTGGGAATACCCCTGACAGCCGTTGTGGCCTATCTGTTTCGCCCGACCAGCAAAGTGATCGCCACGGAATTTCTCGAGCGCACGCTGGAAATTCGCATCGGCATCGGCCGTGATCTAGAGACGACATTACAGCCTCTCTTTCAAAGCCACTTGCAGCACTGGAAACTCACCTCGATTGCCACCGCCAAGCAAGGAGCGGCGATCCAAGTGGTATATCACGTCAAACTGCGATCAGAAAAATCTGCCATCGCGATTGTGACTGAACTCAATCGCGTGGAAGGAGTTCAGGATATTCAGCTGCACAGTCCCAGTTAATATCTGCCTACCTGAATGCTGCTTAACAATATTCCAGTAGCAGCTTGGGTAGATTTAGGCGGTTCGCTTCACAAAATACAACCACTTTAATATCCACCTTAGATTATGATTTAATTTCTATGGGGCTAGCCAGCTGTGGTTATCTGCAGACATACTGTTGCCGCAACTGGGAATAATAATGTGATGCGCAACCTTTTAGCTGAGCTGGTATCCGATGTCAGGACCGCCGAATATCGATCCGCAGTCGGCCCTCGCATGGGAGCTGGATGTTTCCCAGCTGGGTGGCACTCTTCCGGCGGTGGGTGAGCGACAATTGATTCGCCTCAGCTTCCGGAATCAGCGGATTGAAATTGCCCCTGCAGAGACGTTCGATGCTGCGACGCATCAAATCATTCATGTGCGAGGCGAGCCATTTATCTCGCATCTTTCCGAGCGTGATGCTGTGATTTCGCGTGTGCTGCAGCACCAAGGATATTGGGAGTTTGCGGAGTCCTTGCTCCTTGCGACGCGCATGGAGCGCGGCAGTTTGGTGCTCGATCTGGGGGCCAATATCGGCTACTACACGCTCGCTGCAGCGCGGCAACTGGGCCCCACCGGGGCCGTTTTCGCGGCTGAGCCTGATCCTGCAAACTTTGTGATTCTGCTGGCGAATGTGCTGCTCGCAGTTCAGCGCCGCGGTGAGCTGGCGCGCGTCGATCTGCAATGTGTGGCGCTCGACTCCGAGTCGGGGACCAAAACACTCACACGATTTCAAAGAAACTTGGGGCTTCATACCCTGTTTCCCCCGACGAGTCTCCACACCTCGCAGGGAAACTTAGATCAGTCGATCTCGGTTTCCACCACTACACTCGACGATCTCCGCTTTGGAAGTCCGTCGCGTCCTGCCGCGATCGAACGCCGTATTCATCTCATCAAAGCCGACACACAAGGGGCCGAACTGGCAATTCTGAAGGGAGGTTGTCGTACGCTCGCAAGCGACCGGCCGCTATTATGCCTGGAATTCGAACCGAGCCTCTCTGGCGAGGCTCGATCGCTCGAGCTCTTGCACTGGCTGGCCGACCATCAATATCGCGAGTGCCTTTTTTTCTATTCCACCGAGACGGACCCACTCCGCATGCTCCGGCAGTTTCAATCGCCACTAGCAGTCCTTTCTCTTGAACCACTGGTGAGGCAAAGACGAATCGGACCTTTCGGCACGCTTTTGGCCTATCCGTGCGAGCTTTAGTTACCTTACGCGCGTGAGCTTGAAGTTGTGCACATCGCGCACCAAGCCTCTACGAAAGGAGCGACCCAAGATGCGCCGCAATTCGCCGCGCCAATTCTTGTGGTCGATGATCGGCATGCAGTTGTGCAAAAGATTCCGCCTTCTCGCGGAACGATGGTTGATGCACGAGGGAATGTAGTGCACTCGCAAACGCGGTCTGATTTCCACTCGGAATGAAAATACCCGCTCCCAGTTTTGCCACGCGCGAGGCCAGCAAAAACTGCTCCACCGAGATCGGGATTTGTAGCAGCGGCTTACCAGCCAAGAGAGCGAGGGCCGAAACGCCATGTCCGGCGTAGTTGACGACCAAATCGGACTCACTGGCAACTTGCTCGACGTTGATGGGGGATGTGGCGAGGTGGACCGAGGAACCGCGAAGCTGCTGCTGCAGCGTGCTACTCACTGGTCCCGCCACCGCGATGGTCGGAAACCCGAGTTGAGCGAGTGTTTTTAGGTAGCTTTCTCGATCGGGAATCGCCGTGAGATAGGCATACACCTTGGGCCCCGCAGCACGCGGCCAGTGGGCGACCGTCGCAGCACCGCTGGGATAACAGCCCCAGAAGTTGCCACTCGTTCGTGGTCCGAAATGATCGAGCTCGGGGAAGGTGGTGAGGATTTCGGTCGTCACCTCCGCGAACAGATCGCTCAACATTCCTAGCACAGGTTGATGGTTGCGCTCGAGCAGTTGATTCACCTGCTCGCACAGACGCTGCTCATGCTCGAGCCAACTCGCGTCATCCCCTTTCACCCACGGCCGAACCTTGGGAAGAGGCGAGCTCGCAGGTGGTGAGCAGAAACCCGTGCCGATCGTTACCACCGGGATGCCGCGACCTCGCAGCGCCAGCAGGGGAGTGGGGCTGTGGTCAGCCACCACCACATCGGGCTTCACCAAATCCAAAATCGTTTGCCAGCTGTGATACAGCCCCGCAAGTTCCTCAGCCTCTCCCCAGCCAATGTTATGAAGCAGGTGGGCGTAGGTCGTGGGTGGATCGATACGTGTGGAGGTCACACGATGCTTCGCGGGAGCTTGGAAATATTGCACCGGAAGATCACGCAACAAGCTTGGGGCCTGTGCAGTTTCGCGGAGCACGAGGATCACGCGATGACCAGCGCGACACAATTCACTCGCCACCAACTTCAGTGGATACAAATGCCCCAATCCACCACCAAGCTCCCAAACTGCTAACACGGTTGCCACAATTATTTACTCTCAAACTTTGCTGTAGTAGCAACTGATCTTAATTTCGCATCTTTTAAGTAGCAGCGCAAGCAATCTAAAAACGGAAGCTTAACGAATCAGCTGCAGTCGATTATTGAATTCTTGGCAAGTTTGCAAGAATCTGGTTGACAAATCATCACTCGAGTTGCCATACTCCCCGCCGGATTAAAAATAGCTCGTTAGGTGGGTTATTTCAATCCATAGGAGTGCTTCTTACTCTACCTGTCTTTTCTGTTTTCCTGCTTCCTGGCAGTCGGCTCGCGATGCGCGCCGAGCGATCCACCGCCGGCCTAGCTCACGATTGCCACTAACGATCGTCTGCTAGGCCACTTGATTAGATTTCGACCGATCGCCTTAGCATTTTTTCAAAGCCTTTTGACCAGACGCGTCAACGGGTCCGCTGATGCTGCGCCTGTACACGACTAAAGGATTTACATCATGACAATCTCGCGCAAAGAGTTGGCTCGTCAAAAGAAGCGTCAAAAAGAATTGCGAGCTGCCATATTGGCTCGGCGCGAGCGCCGGTCGCTCATCGAGCAGCTCGAGCCGCGTCAAATGATGGCGGCTGAAGTCAGCAACTTTAGGCTTTGGTATGACTCAGGTTATTCGTCGACCGACAAGGTCTCGAGCGATACTCGCCTGGCTGGTGCCCTCGCTTTTGGTAGCGGAAATTCGGGGCGCATCGACTTTGATCATAACGGCGATAGCAATGTCGATGGGACTATTTCGGTCGTTAACTCAGGTGGCAGCTTTAAGTATGAGCCGCGCGACAATGGTCTCAGCGAGTCGTTTACCGGTGCGCTCGATCTGAAGTATCGCGCGGTGGAACTCGACAGCTACGGCGGTGTGCTCAATACCGGCAGCTGGACCAGTTTTCCGATCACCGTCGAATCGCGCCTCGGCGCCGATCTGCAGAACCTGCATCTCGTGAGCGATACTGGGAGCTCTTCGACCGACAAAGTGACGAGCGATTTGCGACTCGCAGGCGCTGTAACGTGGGATGGCTACGGTGGTTTTGCGCAGGTGGAGTTCGATCTGCATAACGACGGCACAGCCGATGGCTATGCCGGGCTCTGGTGGTCGGGCGAAAGTTTTGAAGTGAACCTGCGGAACATGGGGCTCTCGTCGTCCTATAGCGGCGCGCTTCCGCTGAAGTATCGCATCGTGGAATTCGATAGCTACAGCAGTCCACTCTATACCTCGGACTGGCAAAGCTTTGCGATCACCGTGGAGACTCCGCGGCTGTATGGCAACGTCAATTCGCTGCAGCTGGTGAGCGATACCGGAAGTTCCTCGACCGATAAGGTGACCAGTGATCCGCGCGTGAGCGGCTCGATTTCTTGGGATGGCTACGGCGGCTCCGTGCAGATCGAGTTCGACCACAACAACGACGGCACTTACGACGGCTATGCCGGAACGTACTACAGCGGCGGCAGCTTCACCTACGACCCGCGTAACTGGGGATTGTCGTCGATTTATAGCGGCGAATTGCCGCTGCGCTATCGCATTGTCGAGCGCGATGACTACTACAACACGCTCTTCACCGGATCGTGGCAGGATTTCACGATCACCTTGGAGCCGCAGCGCATCAACGCAGTGATGAGCGGCCTCGCGCTGGTGAGCGATACCGGCACCAGCAGCACCGACAAGCTCACGACCGATCCGCGCCTCACCGGCAACGTCAGCTGGGATGGCTACGGCGGCTACGTCGACGTCCAGTTCGATCACAACAACGACAACTACTTCGATGGCTATGCGGGCGTCTGGTCGTCGGGAAGTTCGTTCAACTACGATCCGCGCAGCTGGGGACTTTCGAGCGAGCACGCGGGCGTGGTGCCGATGCGCTATCGGTTCGTCGAATACAACGAGAACTACACGGCGATCTACACCAGCAGCTGGACCAGTTTCGAGTACACGATGCTAGCGCCGCGGCTCAACGCCACGCTCAGCGGTCTGGCGCTCGTGAGTGATACCGGCACCAGCAGCACCGACAAAATTACCAGCGATCCGCGCGTGTCGGGAAGTGTGACTTGGGATGGCTATGGTGGCTGGGTCGATGTGCAGTTCGATCACAATTCCGACGGCTCTTACGATGGCTACGCGGGTATTTGGTCGTCGGGAGGCTCATTCACCTACGATCCACGCAACTTTGGACTTTCGAGCAACTACTCGGGCGAATTGCCGCTGAAATATCGAACCGTCGAGTACTCTAGCGGCGGCTCTACTTTGTTCACTAGCAACTGGGCCAACTTCCCCATTACCATCGAACAGCCGCGGCTGAATGCGACGCTCACCGGGCCGCAACTAGTGGTAGATGATGGAGCCTCTTCCTCCGATCGTGTGACCACCGACCCGCGCGTGTCGGGAAGCGTCACTTGGGATGGCTACGGCGGCTCGGTGCAACTGCAGTTCGACCACGATGCCAACGGCTCGCTCGATGGCTATGCCGGAATTTACAGCTCGGGGAATTCGTTTACCTACGATCCGCGCAGCTTTGGGCTTTCGTCGAGCTACTCGGGAAGCTTGCCGCTGAAGTATCGCGTCGTCGAAATGGACTCCTACGGCGGAACGCTCCACACCAGCAACTGGCAAGATTTTGCGATCACGATTTCGGGAGCCGAGCCATCGGCCACCCTCGCGAACTTGCATCTGGTGAGCGACACCGGCACCAGCAGTACCGACAAAATCACCAGCGATCCTCGTCTCGCTGGTAACGTGAACTGGGACGGCTACGGTGGCTATGTGACGGTCGAGTTCGACCACACTGGCAACGGTTCCGTCGATGGATCAACGACGCTCTACATGAGTGGCGATGCTTTTCAGTACGATCCTCGCAGTAGCGACCCAAGCCTTTCAACCTACGCAGGCACGCTCCCGCTGAAGTATCGCTTGGTCGAAAACACCTCTGGCGGAAGCACCATTGTCGGTTCGTGGCAAACGTTTACCTACACTCTTGTGGGTCAGTCACCCGCTCCCGAAATCACCGTCGTCGATTCGAGCATCGCGCCGATAGCCGACGAAATCGGCTCCTATTCCTTTGGGACGACTGTCGCCGGTTCCTCGATCGTGCGAACCTTCACGATCGTGAATCAGGGGACCGGCACACTCACGCTCGATGCCAATAGCCTTTCATTGCCGAGCGGCTTTGCGCTCGTTTCGACGTTCGACAGCACCGTCGATCCCGATGGCGGGACCACGACGTTCAGCGTCCGGCTCGAGGCGACTACGCCCGGGGTTTACAGCGGCACACTCTCGTTTACCAGCAACGATGCCGATGAGAGCCCTTACAACTTCACCATCACAGGACACGTTCTGTCGGCTGAAGCTGAAATCGATGTCGAGCGCGCAGATGGCTCGAATCTTGCCGATGGAACTGGGACGCTCAGCTTTGGTGCGACAGCCACCGGTACTGCTGTTTCGCGCACCATCACGATTCGCAACATTGGCTACAGCACCCTGGTGCTCGACGACGAGTCACTCTCGCTGCCGAGTGGCTATTCGCTCGTCAGTGGATTTGCCACCTCGGTTTCTCCAGGTGAATCGACCTACCTCACCGTTCAGCTCGATGCGTCGTCCGCAGGCACCTATGGCGGACAGCTTTCGTTCACCACCAACGACACGAGCGAAGGGATCTTCAACTTCCAGCTCACTGGCACCGTCGAAGCCCCCACTCCCGAAATCGTGGTTCGGCTGGCGAGTGAATCCAATCGCTCGCTCTACAGCGGATCGGATAGTGTCGACTTCTCCTGGGCGCAGGTCGGTGGCGCCAATGCACGCACCTTGCTGATCGAAAACACCGGGACCGGCACTCTCACGCTCGATAGCGCGTCGCTTGTTCTTCCGGTTGGATTTCGCGTCGCCACCCCGTTTGCCGCCACGGTAGCCCCCGGCGCAAGCACTTCGCTGATTGTGGAATTTGCCCCCGGATCGGAAGGTTTTCATTCCGGAGAACTTTCGTTTGTGACAAACGATTCCGACGAAGGACTCTTTCGGTTCACACTCCACGGCGAAGGGTATGGGAGCGGTACACCGAGCGGCACGCAGCTGATCGTTGGGCTTCGCAACGACACCGGGATTTCATCGAGCGACAAAGTCACTTCCGACTACCGGATTCAGGGAGAAGTGACGGGACTAGCTGCTGGCGAATCGGCTCGCATTGCGATCGATCTCGGGACCGATGGGATCGCGGAAACGGAAATCACCGTCACGGCCGCCAGCCCCGAGTTTGCCTTCGATCCTACGACCATCGCCAGTTCGTTTGCAGCGACACTCGGCGCTAAACTGCTCCGCTTCAAAGTGACCTATTTCGACGACCAGGACAACGAGATCGGCACCGGAAATTGGCAAACGTTCAGCTATGCCTTGGAAGCGATTCCGGTCCAGATCACCCCGACGCTCCTCACCGATACTGGCCCGATTTACAACGACTCGATCACCTACCTTCCGACCCTCTCCATTGCCGTGCAGAAGCATAGTGGCAGTGGCAACATCCGCTTGGAGTTTGATCACGACGCTGATGGCGATGTCGATGGCTCGGCAGCTGTTCCCTATTCCTACACGGTGCTGCAGTATGATCCGCGCGTGAGCGATTCGTCCTTTGCAGCATTGCGGGGTGAAATCCCGCTCCGCTATCGCGCGGTGATGATCGATGGCAATGGTGAGCCGATCGCTCTGGGGGCCTGGAACAACTTCACCATCGAGCAGACAGGGGACACCCGTGCCGAGGGTTTGCTGCTATCGGAACTGGGGCTCAGTTTGGACTCCGGTGTTTCAAGCACCGATCGCATTACCTCGTCACCCGTGATTTATTTTGTCGCGAGTGGTGAGTTGGAAACGGGGAGCGGCGCGGTCGACTTCGATTTTGAAGGGAACGGTTCGGTCGACACGACGCAGCTGGTCGATCAACTCGACCAAGAATACTTATTCGACCCACGTACGCTTGGTGGATCGGAGTATGAGACCAACGGCGCGAAAGAAATCTTTTTCCGCGTGCGTAAGCTCAATGAACTCGGTCTTACGGAGGCCACAGGGGACTGGCAGCCGTTTCGCTTCACCTTCGAGTCAGCTCCTACCTCGACAGCTTCGCTCCAAAACGTGGCGCTGCTGCACGACACCGGCGCAAGCAGCACCGATCGTGTGACGAGCGATGGGACGATCAAGGGAATTGTGCAAAGTGGCGAGGCCTACTCAAATTTTGCGTTTGTCGAAGTCGACTGGACCGGTAATGGGACGGTGGATGATGTCATCCCAGCGGTTCATGGTCTCGCAGGATGGGAGTTCCGCGCCACTCCACGCTCACTGAGCTACGGCACCTACGATACGCTGCTGCGAGTGCGTGAATGGAGCGATCAGTTTGGCCAGTATCGCTATTCCGCCTGGAGCGAGTTCAGTTTTGAGTTCGTCGCGATGAGTTCGCCTGCCATCGCGAGCCTGAAACTCGAAGGGATCGATGCCAGCATCAGCAGTTATGTGACTGCCCATGAAACAACGCTGCTGGGAGAAGTCGCAACACCGGTTGACCGCTCCTACATCATCTACCTCGATGCCAACGGCGATGAGATCGCCGAAGCAACGGCCTA
This window of the Pirellula staleyi DSM 6068 genome carries:
- a CDS encoding polyphosphate polymerase domain-containing protein, which translates into the protein MNIPHHAKAFFVKEQPAETHLVSPSLTSRRGGPTAFEVKFVIDEATAQEIERWSLQHLEVDPFCLKQPDGTYCITSLYTDTPAFDVYHRAPLYRRRKFRLRRYGTEGTIHLERKARRGERVSKHRTSVHQSELVFLGEPEARSDWQGAWFHERLLRKSLQPACVLVYKRAAYLASSSEGPLRLTIDRQIQGQLSSRWHVGLTAEPQSILPGQAILELKFREAMPSLYKQLVADFQLTASGFSKYRRCLDTCGLPLPTVVTKE
- a CDS encoding DUF4956 domain-containing protein translates to MLDWLTTAVENDPQMSLPVISARLILGLICGMLVAGSYRLTQGPLSTRSMSLMATLVLLTILIAMVALAVGNSAARAFSLVGALSIVRFRTVVEDTRDTAFVIFAVAVGMAAGAGYYQVPLVGIPLTAVVAYLFRPTSKVIATEFLERTLEIRIGIGRDLETTLQPLFQSHLQHWKLTSIATAKQGAAIQVVYHVKLRSEKSAIAIVTELNRVEGVQDIQLHSPS
- a CDS encoding FkbM family methyltransferase encodes the protein MSGPPNIDPQSALAWELDVSQLGGTLPAVGERQLIRLSFRNQRIEIAPAETFDAATHQIIHVRGEPFISHLSERDAVISRVLQHQGYWEFAESLLLATRMERGSLVLDLGANIGYYTLAAARQLGPTGAVFAAEPDPANFVILLANVLLAVQRRGELARVDLQCVALDSESGTKTLTRFQRNLGLHTLFPPTSLHTSQGNLDQSISVSTTTLDDLRFGSPSRPAAIERRIHLIKADTQGAELAILKGGCRTLASDRPLLCLEFEPSLSGEARSLELLHWLADHQYRECLFFYSTETDPLRMLRQFQSPLAVLSLEPLVRQRRIGPFGTLLAYPCEL
- a CDS encoding glycosyl transferase-like UDP- glucuronosyltransferase; translated protein: MATVLAVWELGGGLGHLYPLKLVASELCRAGHRVILVLRETAQAPSLLRDLPVQYFQAPAKHRVTSTRIDPPTTYAHLLHNIGWGEAEELAGLYHSWQTILDLVKPDVVVADHSPTPLLALRGRGIPVVTIGTGFCSPPASSPLPKVRPWVKGDDASWLEHEQRLCEQVNQLLERNHQPVLGMLSDLFAEVTTEILTTFPELDHFGPRTSGNFWGCYPSGAATVAHWPRAAGPKVYAYLTAIPDRESYLKTLAQLGFPTIAVAGPVSSTLQQQLRGSSVHLATSPINVEQVASESDLVVNYAGHGVSALALLAGKPLLQIPISVEQFLLASRVAKLGAGIFIPSGNQTAFASALHSLVHQPSFREKAESFAQLHADHRPQELARRIAAHLGSLLS